A single genomic interval of Brevibacillus brevis harbors:
- a CDS encoding exodeoxyribonuclease III — protein MKLISWNVNGLRACVNKGFYEYFKEVNADIFCLQETKLQEGQIEMEIGEEYHQYWNYAEKKGYSGTAVFTKMEPLSVRYGLEEDHEPEGRIITLEFQDFYLVTVYTPNAKRDLSRLDYRLEWEERFRSYLLQLDAKKPVVVCGDLNVAHQEIDLKNAKSNRNNSGFTPEEREKMTRLLAAGFVDTYRYFYPDQTDAYTWWSFMPKVRERNIGWRIDYFLASERLAPSLVGAGIDSQVMGSDHCPVVLELGTIE, from the coding sequence ATGAAATTGATTTCTTGGAATGTAAATGGACTTCGCGCATGCGTGAACAAAGGGTTTTATGAGTACTTCAAAGAAGTGAATGCCGATATTTTTTGCTTGCAGGAAACGAAGCTGCAAGAAGGTCAAATCGAGATGGAGATCGGCGAGGAGTACCATCAATATTGGAACTACGCAGAGAAAAAAGGCTATTCCGGGACGGCTGTTTTTACAAAAATGGAACCACTATCTGTGCGTTACGGCTTGGAAGAAGACCATGAGCCTGAGGGACGAATCATTACGCTGGAGTTTCAGGATTTCTACCTGGTCACCGTATACACCCCGAATGCGAAGCGTGATCTGTCGAGATTGGATTATCGGCTGGAATGGGAGGAGCGGTTTCGGAGCTACTTGTTGCAGCTAGATGCGAAGAAGCCCGTGGTGGTTTGTGGGGATCTGAATGTCGCCCATCAAGAGATAGATTTGAAAAATGCGAAGTCGAATCGCAATAATTCCGGCTTTACTCCTGAAGAGCGTGAGAAGATGACGAGATTGCTGGCAGCCGGGTTTGTGGATACCTATCGATATTTTTATCCGGATCAGACAGATGCTTATACATGGTGGTCTTTTATGCCGAAAGTAAGAGAACGAAATATCGGATGGCGTATTGATTATTTTCTCGCGTCTGAGAGACTGGCTCCATCGTTGGTCGGGGCGGGAATTGACTCACAGGTGATGGGAAGCGATCATTGTCCGGTCGTGTTGGAGCTGGGGACCATCGAATAA